Genomic DNA from Sylvia atricapilla isolate bSylAtr1 chromosome 23, bSylAtr1.pri, whole genome shotgun sequence:
TGGCATTGTGGCTGCACCCAGCATGGGTAGCTCTCACTCCCTCTGTATCACTTCACCCCCAGGGCCCGCCGGGAGAGGTATTTTGAGTTCCCATTGCTGGAGCGGTACCTGACCTGCAAGCAGCACTCCCATGCCCTGGTGTTCATCTACATCCTGCggaacctgctgctgctcctgttcctggCTGCCACCTGCCTCTACCTGGTCTTTCTCCACCTTAACATCTTCTTCCAGGATGAGTTCAGCTGCTCCATCAAAACTGGGCTGCTCCAAGCAGAGCCACATATCCCCTCGCTCATCCCTTGCAAGCTGGTCTTCTTCTCCGTGTTCCAGATCATCAGTGTCGCAGTTGGCAGTGTCTATGTCCTCCTCATCCCCGTTGTCATCTACAAcgccctgcagctctgccagtggGACAAGGGGCTGCTCTCTGTCTATGAGATGCTGCCTGCCTTCGACCTGCTCAGTCGCAGGATGCTCACCTGCCCCCTCAACGACCTCAACAtcatccttctcttcctccgTGCCAACATCTCTGAGCTGACCTCCTTCAGCCGCCTCAATGCCGTCAGTGCCCTCAGGGAAGTCACTGCCAACAAGGAGGACATTGATACTGTCATCGATTTCATGACGCTGCTGGCGGGGCTGGAGACCACCAAGCCCAAACACCAAGCTTGCAGCCCTGAGGCTGAAGGCAGTACAGCCCTCTCCAACGGTGCAGCCATAGGTAGGCTTTTCGGGTAGAagcttcttccctcttctcttgGCTCCCACACTACAGGATCTCACCCTCGAAATGTGGCTGGACCACCCAAAATCCTTTGCCAAGACCTTAAGGTGTTTGGAGCATAGCTGGAGGTCACTGTGAGGACTGACAAATCCTGAAAGGGGTTCTGGCATCCAGAATGTGATGTTACTGCGATCCAAGGTGTGGGCAGGGGTTGCTATAGGAACAGCAAGCCAAGAGATTGCTGCTTAAATCCAAGCTCTGGGCaaactgcagggctgggagggtcCCTGTTTTTGGAAGCTCATCCTGCTGGGAGTGGGGTGGGGAGTTTTAAATCCTGGGAGGCTGATGCCAAGGATGCCATGCCCGCCCCCTTCTCCCGTTCACATGGCACTGGTAGGCacagtggggctgtgtggggagaTGGAGATGGGTTCCAAGATAGAGCTGCATTCCCACgacctgccctgctccctctcccacatgctttgggttttggggAGCTGGATGCCTCCTTTGGGACCCCTGGTGCCCATGGCAAGTGGTCTGCAGGCTGTGTGagacagcccagccccacagatAGAAGCTGAGAGGCCTGGGCTTCATTCCTGGCCCTGAACACAGTCTGAATTATGGTTTAAAAAATCCAGACTGAGCTGGATTCTGCATTCTCATTACCATGGCAacccagggccagcacagctggctCCTGGGCTAGTTACTCAGTGCTGGAAAAAGCCCAGATCCTAGTCTGCCATTGCCCAGCTAATTAActgcctgctctcccctcctTGTCTAGAACCAAAGCCTGGAGTGGAAATGACGGGAAAAGCCTCACGAGACTCACTTGGCTCTGCCTGACCcagaagcaggcagcaggaagggatgCCGTGATCCCAGGATCCACTTTTCTGACacagctgtcctgcagcagcctggctgaacCCACCTGCGCTTCCTGCACCTGGCCTTTCCCTTCTTATGTACATTTGTCCAGCAAAAAAGGGTTAAACAATCCATGTTTTGTGCAGAACCTCGCGGGTCTCTTAAGTGCTGGGTGCCACACTTTGCCTCTTCCACACAAATTTCCCTGCTGTTATGGCAAGAGGTGGGGCATGGAGGATTACCAATGCTCctctgaaggaataaaaagatCCAGGAATAAAATGAGGTGGTTTATTAACTGTTTATTATGAGAGGTGGAAGGTACTCGCAGccctccacagctccctgtcccAGTCCAGCGTTAGTGTTTGGCTGTGTTTTTATGGCAGagctcctctcttcccctctccaccctgcagctgggagtTGATCCCTGAATCCTGATACCCTGGGCATCAGCAGTCTGTGCCCAGAGAAATGGGGAGTCTGGGGGGCCACGACTAGCTCCATGAGCAAGGGAAGAGCACTGAGGGTTCAGCTCCCATTGGTGtgtctttctgcttctccttacataatttttcatatatttaattgtaaattctttttccccttcccccaccCCGTAGCCTCGGCTTGAGTCCACAGAGGAGCTGAAAAGTTGTTTAATTAATAAGGTGCTAATGCAGCCTCTGATTCCCTGGCTTGGGAAGGGACAGTGCCAGGAGCCATGAGTGCTTTGCCAGAGGCCTgagctccctctcctccctaATTCAGAGGGAACCTGGAGCcggggaggagcagcagctccctgcctccagcagcgttccctgcagggagggtgtccagcaggaagggaggtgcaggcagcccctgggggtTGTAGAGGGGGCAGGCCTGGTACTCACAGGGCCACTCGGCCCAGGCATAGCGCAGGCCCAGCACCAGCGTCCTGCAGCCACTCAGGGCCAGTGTCACCGTGTGGGaccccactgccaccactgGTGCTGGCAGCCACTGGCATTGAGAtgcctggctggagcagcacacctggggaggggagagacacacatcagtgctgctttccctttCGCAGCTCTTTGGAGAGGATATCCCACTCCTCACCTCAAATGCCTGTGCATCCCTCTGACGGCAGATGAGCTCCTGGCTGTAAGTGACATTCAACAGCCCCCTGGTCACCTCCAGGATAGCACGGGTGGGATATGGTCCCTGGAACACAAGGTCCTTGTCCCCATACgccacagccctggcacccaGCAGCAGTCGGTGCGCCACATTCTGCTTGTCCCGGGGGTGGATACTGcccaggaagaggaggaagacgGGGCTGGTATCCAAAACCTCCATCCCTACACCCTCACCCCAGCCCAGGACCCACCTGCCATAGGGAGACTGCTCATCGCCCAAATCCATGGCTACAGCCATGAAAGTGTTGGGCATCCTGGCATTGGGAACAACCCCCAGGTCAGCTGTTTGGTGCCAGCGGAGCCGGGCAAAGCTGTCATCTGCACTCCGACGGCGGTAGGTGGACAGCTGCGAGGCACAGGGGAAACCGGGGAGTGGCTCAGATCCCAAAAGTGGCCACTGTGGTCCCTGCCTGGCATTTTTAGCACTTGGCAGGATGCATCCACGTGTTTACACCGTCCTCTCCCTGGGCATCCCTCCAGGACAACGGGGGTCCTTGCCTCTCATCTCCCCACACCTGCACGAAGCCAAAGGGGAGAAGTGGCTCTGTCTGTCCGGCTGATCCAGTGTGGAAGGCCCAGCGCCAGTCAGCGATGAGTGCAGGGAAAGTGCAGTTGTACTGGTCTGTGTTCAGGAAGGTATTGGCCTCACCTGTCCCCCAAAAAGGAGGGCTGGTGAGAGCTTGGTGGGACAGTGGGGCCTATTCCACCCTGGGGGATAGAAATGGGGGCTCACCCTGATACCAAGCCACACCCCGCAGGGTCATGTTGAGCAGTGGGTGGATCATGGCGTTCCAGAGCACGGAGGGCACTTGTGGGCCAGAGAGATGCTGATGTGGGGAGGTGCTGGAAGACAAAGCTAGGTTTAAGGGGGGTACAAAGCACAAGGCAGGCTTTAAGTTAAAGCAAGCACCATGCCAAAGGGAGATCTGGgatccctcccttccccctttaCCCACCCAGATATGCCTTATGCTCTTGGTGTGAGAGAGGTTTTTACCCACAGAGTGCATAATGATACAGAGAGGGTGCTGtaaggctccaggagaggaggTGGAGTGGGAAGGGATGAAGATACTCCCCAAAAGCAGTGTGGCACGGGTCAGGAGGTGTTTCCACAGCACCTTCTCTCACCTCCCTGTGTCCTCTGGGAGCCCACATGCCTGCAGAACCCGGCGGGAGGACCAGGCCTCGATGGGGGTGCCTCCCCAGGCCACCTCCACCAGCCCGATGAGGGACCCCAGAGCCTCATACAGGGAGCGCCCCAACAGCCAGCACACAGCCGAGAAGTAGGTGAAATTCCCGTGGCCCAGGTTTTCTGCTCAAGAAACAGCAGGCTGCAAAGGGAAACAGTGGGCAAAAAGCCATTTCCAAGCTCTATTTTAGAGGCACCTCGCACTCACCAGCCGTTGGAATTGACCATGGCAGGTCAATCTGCTCCAGGTCCTCCAGCTCCACATCAGAGCGGGCAGGCGCCGCAGCAAAGATACGGACGTAGGGAtagtgagcagcagcagccagctcctggctAGCATTGGCCACCTAAAGAAGGGCCAGGAGCATGCAAGGTGCTTCCCTGCCTGATCCCTACCTGGTGCCCCCTAAGGTGCTGTGGGGCCTTACCTGCAGGACTGTCATTACCATGTTGCTCTGCCCACTGCAAAGCCACACATCTCCGAAGTAGA
This window encodes:
- the SIAE gene encoding sialate O-acetylesterase, with amino-acid sequence MLSFASYYGDHMVLQKKPSGAVVWGHGELGAMVTVTLSGPSGLIMEKTAQVKGPSGTWTAVLDPMDQGGPYALTAEQGLENVTLRDIYFGDVWLCSGQSNMVMTVLQVANASQELAAAAHYPYVRIFAAAPARSDVELEDLEQIDLPWSIPTAENLGHGNFTYFSAVCWLLGRSLYEALGSLIGLVEVAWGGTPIEAWSSRRVLQACGLPEDTGSTSPHQHLSGPQVPSVLWNAMIHPLLNMTLRGVAWYQGEANTFLNTDQYNCTFPALIADWRWAFHTGSAGQTEPLLPFGFVQLSTYRRRSADDSFARLRWHQTADLGVVPNARMPNTFMAVAMDLGDEQSPYGSIHPRDKQNVAHRLLLGARAVAYGDKDLVFQGPYPTRAILEVTRGLLNVTYSQELICRQRDAQAFEVCCSSQASQCQWLPAPVVAVGSHTVTLALSGCRTLVLGLRYAWAEWPCEYQACPLYNPQGLPAPPFLLDTLPAGNAAGGRELLLLPGSRFPLN